In the genome of Thamnophis elegans isolate rThaEle1 unplaced genomic scaffold, rThaEle1.pri scaffold_76_arrow_ctg1, whole genome shotgun sequence, one region contains:
- the LOC116523641 gene encoding TBC1 domain family member 7-like, with amino-acid sequence MAEDPQRNFRSVYYEKVGFRGVEEKKSLEILLKDDRLDIEKLCTFSQRFPLPSMYRMLVWKVLLGILPPHHDSHAFVMKYRKEQYGDVYRALQVIRFITDSTPQVEVFLRIYQLESGKLPQNSTFPLQPEDEIFLAIAKAMEEMVEDNVDCYWLVSSFVNQLNNRYKESLPQLPKLLEQILSLEDNRLLAYLKSCSAMGQLPYNLWFRKCFAGCLPESSLQRVWDKVISGSCKILVFVAVEILLTFKMKLMALTSAEIEQLLENIPQDNTDAIVSKAIELWHKHCGTPAHSV; translated from the exons ATGGCTGAGGATCCTCAGAGAAATTTCCGATCCGTGTACTATGAAAAAGTAGGATTTCGTggtgttgaagaaaaaaaatcattagaaATTCTTTTGAAAGATGATCGGTTGG ATATTGAGAAGCTTTGCACATTTAGTCAAAGGTTCCCTCTCCCATCCATGTACCGGATGTTGGTATGGAAGGTGCTTCTAG GAATTCTCCCACCTCACCATGACTCTCATGCATTTGTGATGAAATACAGAAAGGAGCAATATGGGGATGTATATCGTGCCCTTCAAGTAATTCGCTTTATCACAGATTCTACTCCACAGGTTGAAGTATTCCTCCGGATATATCAGTTGGAATCAGGAAAGCTACCTCAGAACTCAACTTTTCCTTTG CAACCCGAAGATGAGATATTCCTTGCTATTGCGAAAGCAATGGAAGAAATGGTGGAAGACAATGTTGATTGCTACTGGCTAGTCAGTAGTTTTGTGAACCAGTTAAACAATAGGTACAAGGAGTCATTACCACAGCTG CCAAAACTTCTGGAACAAATCCTGAGCCTTGAGGACAACCGGCTTCTTGCATATCTGAAGTCGTGTTCAGCAATGGGCCAGCTTCCTTATAATCTTTGGTTTAGAAAGTGTTTTGCTGGATGCCTACCTGAATCAAGTTTACAAAG GGTTTGGGACAAGGTTATTAGCGGTTCTTGCAAAATCCTTGTCTTTGTTGCTGTTGAGATCTTATTAACCTTTAAAATGAAGTTGATGGCCTTGACTAGTGCTGAAATTGAACAGTTGTTGGAAAAT ATACCTCAAGATAATACTGATGCAATTGTGAGCAAGGCTATTGAACTGTGGCACAAACATTGTGGAACCCCTGCTCATTCAGTTTGA